One genomic region from Quercus robur chromosome 4, dhQueRobu3.1, whole genome shotgun sequence encodes:
- the LOC126721583 gene encoding uncharacterized protein LOC126721583 yields MYKVNFDGAIFKDLGVGLGVVIRDSEGMVIGALAERNPLPCSIATVESLACRRAVLFAKEMSIFEATIEGDAEIVILALKDGSTSNPKFGHIIQDSPILANEFRLCVFSHVKRLGNTVAHYLARKAKSGNELQVWIESIPDDIVPLVYRDSL; encoded by the coding sequence ATGTATAAGGTGAACTTTGACGGGGCAATCTTTAAGGATTTGGGTGTTGGTCTTGGTGTGGTTATCCGAGACTCTGAGGGAATGGTCATTGGAGCTTTGGCTGAAAGAAATCCTCTACCATGTTCAATTGCCACGGTGGAATCTTTAGCGTGTAGAAGAGCAGTCTTATTCGCGAAGGAGATGAGCATTTTTGAAGCCACAATCGAGGGGGATGCTGAGATAGTCATCTTGGCACTTAAGGATGGGAGCACTAGCAACCCAAAATTTGGCCATATCATCCAAGATTCCCCTATATTAGCAAATGAATTTCGTTTATGTGTTTTCTCTCATGTAAAAAGATTAGGCAATACTGTTGCCCACTACCTTGCCAGAAAAGCTAAATCTGGTAATGAGCTCCAGGTGTGGATTGAATCCATCCCTGATGATATAGTTCCTCTTGTGTATCGAGACTCTTTGTAG